One window from the genome of Gopherus evgoodei ecotype Sinaloan lineage chromosome 2, rGopEvg1_v1.p, whole genome shotgun sequence encodes:
- the NAPG gene encoding gamma-soluble NSF attachment protein isoform X2: MMLKEMQKLPEAVQLIEKASMMYLENGTPDTAAIALERAGKLIESMNPEKAVQLYQQTASVFENEERLRQAVELLGKASRLLVRGRRLDEAALSIQKEKSIYKEIENYPTCYKKTIAQVLVHLHRHDYVAAERCVRESYSIPGFSGSEDCAALEQLLEGYDDQDQDQVSNVCNSPLFKYMDNDYAKLALSLAVPGGGTKKKSPVTAQDKAGEPAAVGSHAEEEDDEYSGGLC; encoded by the exons ATGATGTTAAAG GAGATGCAAAAACTTCCTGAAGCAGTTCAGCTGATTGAGAAGGCCAGTATGATGTACCTGGAGAATGGAACACCTGACACAGCAGCTATTGCACTGGAACGGGCTGGAAA GCTAATAGAAAGTATGAACCCTGAAAAGGCTGTACAGCTCTATCAGCAGACAGCATCAGTGTTCGAA AATGAAGAACGTTTACGACAGGCTGTAGAATTACTAGGGAAAGCCTCAAGACTTTTAGTCAGAGGACGCAG ATTAGATGAGGCTGCGTTGTCTATTCAGAAGGAAAAAAGTATTTATAAAGAAATTGAAAATTATCCAACATGTTATAAG aAAACTATTGCTCAAGTCTTAGTTCATCTTCATAGACATGACTATGTTGCTGCAGAAAGATGTGTTAGGGAAAGTTACAG TATACCAGGATTCAGTGGAAGTGAAGATTGTGCAGCACTAGAACAGCTTCTAGAAGGATATGATGACCAGGACCAGGATCAAGTTTCTAATGTCTGTAACTCACCACTCTTCAAGTACATGGACAATGAT TATGCCAAGCTTGCTCTTAGTTTGGCggtcccaggagggggaactAAGAAGAAATCACCAGTTACTGCACAGGACAAAGCAGGAGAACCAGCTGCTGTTGGCTCTCACGCTGAGGAGGAAGATGATGAATATTCTGGTGGACTATGCTAG